One region of Trachemys scripta elegans isolate TJP31775 chromosome 8, CAS_Tse_1.0, whole genome shotgun sequence genomic DNA includes:
- the LOC117881630 gene encoding nuclear factor 7, brain-like isoform X2, with protein sequence MAGRSEEQSLREELTCAICYELFSDPVMLECMHHFCRACIQGYWGRCPRVASCPQCRREFSSRTFRPHYLVSGVVEKVRKCSSEDHKRKMQKHLENALRAHQREMENFVRMKHTAEEDICSLTKASGELNSKIRAEFERLHQILEEKERVVLMELAKEEEQLLLRLRGDIMQLEEGISELGKNIEHIQEILNKTGDSLLLEVESVAIRPPVHVEAQPSLDIERHRDRYSGPLQYIFWRQMLQSIHPAPAPLIFDPESAHPNLILSKDLTAVTESNRRQPVCSSPKRFQQCVNVLGSETFDSGSHYWEVWVGSKTKWDLGVAAESVDRAAKVKLCPENGYWALRLRNGTEYWATATPWVRLAPRSCLRKVGVLLDCKEGKVAFYNAEDMTHLFTFHQAAARRFCPFFSTCFSEGKLNVEPMRICHLTL encoded by the exons ATGGCTGGCCGGAGTGAGGAGCAGAGTCTGAGAGAAGAGCTGACCTGTGCCATCTGCTATGAGCTTTTCAGTGACCCTGTCATGCTGGAATGCATGCACCATTTCTGCAGGGCATGCATCCAAGGCTACTGGGGCAGGTGCCCCCGTGTGGCTTCCTGCCCCCAGTGCCGAAGGGAGTTCTCCAGCCGCACCTTTCGCCCCCACTATCTGGTGTCCGGGGTGGTGGAGAAGGTGCGGAAGTGCAGCTCAGAGGACCACAAGAGAAAAATGCAG AAACATCTTGAAAATGCGCTGCGAGCTCaccagagagagatggagaactTTGTGCGAATGAAGCACACAGCAGAGGAGGATATTTGCAGTCTGACG AAAGCCTCCGGGGAGCTGAACTCTAAGATTCGGGCAGAATTTGAGCGACTTCATCAAATCctggaggaaaaggagagagttGTGTTGATGGAGCTGGCCAAAGAGGAGGAGCAGTTATTGTTGAGGCTGCGTGGGGACATCATGCAGCTGGAGGAGGGGATCTCAGAGCTGGGAAAGAACATTGAGCACATACAGGAAATCCTGAACAAGACGGGAGACTCATTACTGCTGGAG GTGGAGAGCGTGGCTATCAG GCCCCCAGTGCATGTGGAGGCACAGCCCTCCCTGGACATAGAGCGCCACAGAGACCGGTACAGCGGCCCCCTGCAATACATCTTCTGGAGACAAATGCTGCAGTCAATCCACCCTG CTCCTGCCCCGCTGATATTTGACCCCGAATCAGCCCACCCTAACCTCATCCTCTCCAAAGACCTGACGGCAGTGACGGAGAGCAACAGGCGCCAACCTGTCTGCAGCAGCCCCAAGCGTTTCCAGCAGTGTGTGAATGTGCTGGGCTCCGAGACCTTTGACAGCGGGAGCCACTACTGGGAGGTCTGGGTGGGCAGCAAGACCAAATGGGACCTGGGGGTAGCAGCGGAGTCCGTGGACCGGGCAGCCAAGGTCAAGCTGTGCCCTGAGAATGGTTACTGGGCACTTCGTCTGAGGAACGGGACGGAGTATTGGGCCACTGCTACCCCGTGGGTGCgccttgccccaaggagctgtCTCCGGAAGGTGGGGGTCCTTCTGGACTGCAAAGAGGGGAAGGTGGCGTTCTACAATGCCGAAGACATGACCCACCTCTTCACCTTCCACCAGGCTGCCGCACGCAGGTTCTGCCCCTTCTTCAGCACTTGCTTCAGCGAGGGCAAGCTGAATGTGGAGC
- the LOC117881630 gene encoding nuclear factor 7, brain-like isoform X1: MCGQECQMTSVCGWGRREAGCLFHSDPYVRSRSVLCVCIGMAGRSEEQSLREELTCAICYELFSDPVMLECMHHFCRACIQGYWGRCPRVASCPQCRREFSSRTFRPHYLVSGVVEKVRKCSSEDHKRKMQKHLENALRAHQREMENFVRMKHTAEEDICSLTKASGELNSKIRAEFERLHQILEEKERVVLMELAKEEEQLLLRLRGDIMQLEEGISELGKNIEHIQEILNKTGDSLLLEVESVAIRPPVHVEAQPSLDIERHRDRYSGPLQYIFWRQMLQSIHPAPAPLIFDPESAHPNLILSKDLTAVTESNRRQPVCSSPKRFQQCVNVLGSETFDSGSHYWEVWVGSKTKWDLGVAAESVDRAAKVKLCPENGYWALRLRNGTEYWATATPWVRLAPRSCLRKVGVLLDCKEGKVAFYNAEDMTHLFTFHQAAARRFCPFFSTCFSEGKLNVEPMRICHLTL; encoded by the exons ATGTGTGGCCAAGAGTGTCAGATGACAAGCgtatgtgggtgggggagaagggaggctgGATGTTTATTTCATTCTGACCCCTATGTGAGATCCAGGAGCgtgctgtgtgtgtgcataggAATGGCTGGCCGGAGTGAGGAGCAGAGTCTGAGAGAAGAGCTGACCTGTGCCATCTGCTATGAGCTTTTCAGTGACCCTGTCATGCTGGAATGCATGCACCATTTCTGCAGGGCATGCATCCAAGGCTACTGGGGCAGGTGCCCCCGTGTGGCTTCCTGCCCCCAGTGCCGAAGGGAGTTCTCCAGCCGCACCTTTCGCCCCCACTATCTGGTGTCCGGGGTGGTGGAGAAGGTGCGGAAGTGCAGCTCAGAGGACCACAAGAGAAAAATGCAG AAACATCTTGAAAATGCGCTGCGAGCTCaccagagagagatggagaactTTGTGCGAATGAAGCACACAGCAGAGGAGGATATTTGCAGTCTGACG AAAGCCTCCGGGGAGCTGAACTCTAAGATTCGGGCAGAATTTGAGCGACTTCATCAAATCctggaggaaaaggagagagttGTGTTGATGGAGCTGGCCAAAGAGGAGGAGCAGTTATTGTTGAGGCTGCGTGGGGACATCATGCAGCTGGAGGAGGGGATCTCAGAGCTGGGAAAGAACATTGAGCACATACAGGAAATCCTGAACAAGACGGGAGACTCATTACTGCTGGAG GTGGAGAGCGTGGCTATCAG GCCCCCAGTGCATGTGGAGGCACAGCCCTCCCTGGACATAGAGCGCCACAGAGACCGGTACAGCGGCCCCCTGCAATACATCTTCTGGAGACAAATGCTGCAGTCAATCCACCCTG CTCCTGCCCCGCTGATATTTGACCCCGAATCAGCCCACCCTAACCTCATCCTCTCCAAAGACCTGACGGCAGTGACGGAGAGCAACAGGCGCCAACCTGTCTGCAGCAGCCCCAAGCGTTTCCAGCAGTGTGTGAATGTGCTGGGCTCCGAGACCTTTGACAGCGGGAGCCACTACTGGGAGGTCTGGGTGGGCAGCAAGACCAAATGGGACCTGGGGGTAGCAGCGGAGTCCGTGGACCGGGCAGCCAAGGTCAAGCTGTGCCCTGAGAATGGTTACTGGGCACTTCGTCTGAGGAACGGGACGGAGTATTGGGCCACTGCTACCCCGTGGGTGCgccttgccccaaggagctgtCTCCGGAAGGTGGGGGTCCTTCTGGACTGCAAAGAGGGGAAGGTGGCGTTCTACAATGCCGAAGACATGACCCACCTCTTCACCTTCCACCAGGCTGCCGCACGCAGGTTCTGCCCCTTCTTCAGCACTTGCTTCAGCGAGGGCAAGCTGAATGTGGAGC